Proteins from one Nilaparvata lugens isolate BPH chromosome 10, ASM1435652v1, whole genome shotgun sequence genomic window:
- the LOC111064188 gene encoding uncharacterized protein LOC111064188 produces the protein MPTLHKLLQAIDEDVFVYKTVHEQEQEEKLKTTMKYYEMMFQKLFHFAILGTGVLLAIVAPILINIFGSEERKRIKEINYDLPIPMWFPFNTDNLMGFTVAYTFLFCEVFIVIMYIGAAVPFLVYLVFEVNLQYMLLEKSILNLESRANESYKKIVDLHSEIVLKNDALYERCVRECLRENILHHIAISRLFKLYQDLTSTIYGVIIGLSMIVLATISLVLTRM, from the exons ATGCCTACTCTGCACAAACTTCTTCAAGCCATCGATGAAGATGTCTTCGTGTATAAAACTGTTCACGAACAAGAACAAGAGGAGAAGCTGAAAACTACAATGAAATATTACGAGATGATGTTTCAGAAACTTTTCCACTTCGCAATACTTGGCACAGGTGTACTTCTAGCGATTGTGGCTCCAATCTTGATCAACATTTTTGGCTCTGAGGAGCGAAAACGGATCAAAGAAATCAACTACGACCTGCCGATCCCCATGTGGTTTCCGTTCAACACGGACAACTTGATGGGTTTCACTGTTGCCTACACATTCTTGTTTTGCGAGGTTTTCATAGTAATAATGTACATTGGTGCTGCAGTACCGTTTCTCGTATATCTTGTCTTCGAAGTGAATTTACAGTACATGCTTttggaaaaatcaattctgaacTTGGAATCCAGAGCGAATGAAAGCTACAAGAAAATCGTTGATCTGCATTCGGAGatagttttgaaaaatgatgcATTATACGAGAGGTGCGTACGAGAATGTCTGAGAGAGAATATACTTCATCACATCGCTATTTCAAG GCTCTTCAAACTCTATCAAGATTTAACATCAACGATTTATGGTGTAATTATCGGATTGAGCATGATTGTTCTGGCAACCATATCACTTGTACTTACTCGG ATgtga